One window of the Zea mays cultivar B73 chromosome 3, Zm-B73-REFERENCE-NAM-5.0, whole genome shotgun sequence genome contains the following:
- the LOC109945260 gene encoding uncharacterized protein, with protein sequence MAWASSDPWRPPPLLLPQASRRLPLLPGHSAPFSPLGHGFLCFLLHGALNSQQRAFFPIADPHYCRPSPSVAQQPWRPSSLLPSPPWRSGRSSHGCHPPAASPCRRPEIAAAAPPLSPWPTLRAPAAAPPTPHGVLQQTPWSNPAMACDSVSSLLACCCAVPMVLARCSTKCAATSSSSCAAGSLFGGANGQHAVMPPCVRCFCAAPNIDVVHPSDIATLLVWFHIGVIFIRLIVYVCCFIFVEERTPCFARRREAARRSSMFVAMHKSESPSSSQTSIGFVYGPRDADRASDVVPTTRCSWWTT encoded by the coding sequence ATGGCGTGGGCGAGCTCTGATCCATGGCGCCctcctccccttcttcttcctcaagccAGCAGGCGCCTCCCCCTACTCCCTGGGCACAGTGCCCCCTTCTCTCCCCTTGGTCACGGCTTCCTCTGCTTCTTGCTCCATGGCGCCCTGAATTCTCAGCAGAGAGCTTTTTTCCCCATTGCCGACCCTCACTATTGCAGACCGAGCCCCAGCGTCGCCCAGCAGCCATGGCGCCCAAGCTCTCTGCTCCCATCTCCTCCTTGGCGCAGTGGGAGAAGCTCCCATGGGTGCCACCCCCCTGCAGCTTCCCCTTGCCGGCGCCCAGAAATTGCAGCAGCAGCTCCTCCCCTCTCTCCATGGCCGACGCTCAGAGCTCCAGCAGCCGCTCCTCCAACTCCCCATGGCGTACTGCAGCAGACGCCTTGGAGCAACCCCGCCATGGCTTGCGACTCGGTGTCCTCCCTGCTTGCGTGCTGCTGCGCAGTGCCTATGGTGCTTGCTAGGTGCTCGACGAAATGTGCAGCAACCTCGTCGTCTTCGTGCGCTGCCGGCTCGCTGTTTGGTGGAGCCAATGGACAGCACGCCGTGATGCCGCCGTGTGTTCgctgtttttgcgcagccccGAACATCGATGTCGTTCACCCCAGTGACATCGCGACGCTCCTTGTTTGGTTCCACATCGGCGTTATTTTCATACGATTAATTGTGTATGTGTGCTGTTTTATTTTTGTGGAAGAGAGAACCCCGTGTTTTGCGAGAAGAAGGGAAGCCGCTCGACGCTCGTCGATGTTCGTagcgatgcacaaatcggaatctCCATCGTCCTCACAAACAtcgattgggtttgtttatg